tcaatatatactacttttgtattttttttatatattattaaaaataactaataaaatttaagagaatcaaaatttattttttatgatataaaagttaaatataaaaattatataacaaaaataacaaaaacatTATTtctcgaataataataataaaatgtttGTTACTTAGTTGAACTTAAAATTTACGATGCCACTCTTATTAAAGATACCAATCCTTGAAATATTTACAAGATGCAATTTATTTGTACCATTTTTTAGTTCAGATAttaaatatacattttttttatttttttaccgTTAAAATGTGTTTTAGATATacatgtaattatttttatattttattaaatatcaatatacttagatattatttaatattaaaatttaattttaatacattgataatataaaacattttaattatacaattatttgtttatttaataattattcaaGCGAccaatgataattttttttaatattatataattagataaatgtgtaaaattattttatatctataacatatcaaaattaaattcttaatattataaaaaaataaccatataaattaataaaagaatatttctttccattttcacaTAAAGTTATGAGAAAAATACAGAAATTAAAATGATAGGAACAAAATCCGTGTCTAGACTTGCACTATAAGAATATCTCTATACTTACCGTATCTGTGTGTTGATCAGCACCAATCCTCTCATACACTCAGATCTAGATTctattctttatttttagttttacaGTTCTACTTCTATACTACAAAGTAATTAATCTAGATACTTGATCATCTTTATACATAGTTAATTATACAGAAGTCGTTCACAAATTGAGGGGAATTGGATTCCAAGAATCAGAAAGAGCCAATTAAGGGTGTGAAATGTGCCACACTCCATTTGAAGTAGTTACTGTAGTGCTTTTTGTTGGGCACAAAGTAGAAGAAGTTCAGTGGGAAAAGGAGCGATAATAGGACACAAGTACAACTTACATACCATTTTAGATACTGTTCTTCAAAGAATCGAAGGTCGAAGGTATATAGAATCTCTGAGTATCTTTCTTATTGAATTTGATTAGAGAAATTTCAGATACCCTGACGGTTACGGTACAAAATTAAATAACCTTCGGTTTCAGTAATCTCTTCTCTCCTTCTCTTTCACTGAAAATTTCAAAACCTTTGCAATTTTGAAAAGCCGTTAATAACTATACTTCTTAATTCTCGTTTTCCTTATATACGAGAATAATCAGGTTCAGAGCATTCATAACAAGATGGCCAGCAGcggcaataataataaaattctgAGAGAAACAAAGTCTATGTCAGCGGCCGAGACAACGGCCGCGGCAGCGGTGGAGGCAGTGTCGTCCGTGAAATGCTACTGCTGCGGGCTGACGGAGGAGTGCACGCCGCGCTACATCGACCGCGTGCGGGAGAGGTACGAAGGTCGGTGGATATGTGGACTGTGCGCGGAGGCGGTTAAGGAAGAAACGTTGAAGTCTCGGAGGGACATTAGCACCGATGAGGCGCTGAAGCGCCACGTAAGCTTCTTCCAAGAATTCAGGTCTTCGAGTTCGAGTTCGGGCCCTCAGGATTTGATCCTTGCAATGAAGCAACTCCTTCTGAGGTCTCtggattcatcttcttcttcttcgtcgcCGAGAAGTAGTGGCGGTGGAAGAAGACTTGGGAGATCTCAGAGTTGTTTTTCGAGCGTGAATAGTGGACCAACCTCGCAGCCAAATCCACACTCTCAGAATAGGATTGTACATGGTAGAGACATTAGAGAGGTATTGACCACTGAATAATCATAATTAGGTCTTTTCTAGTTTGTCACATTTACATCATCGTCATGATTTTGATATCAATCTCTgttttacttttaatttgattatctTTCTCGGTTTGATTTGATTTCGCTCTCTCTTCAATTGTTCAGCTTATGAATTTACACCTTAAATTGTGCAATCATATTTATTATCTTTCTTTCAATCATGGAACCTTGGTACAATTCACATTGATTATCGTTCGTTATACGTACTTTTTCTTAATTGGAAAGAGTTATTTACAAATTTAACAGTGATTCTTATATTATTATACCTTGTGTAGACATCAAAATGGAAAGTAAAAATGGGTATACTTTTGAACTTTGTCACTCTCGGTATCATTGTTAGTTAGTTTTGTTGTTGCATTGAAAAATGTTGGGAAGCAATCAGGATTCAGAAGGTATGCCCTCGgcattaataataattatggGATATTTGATCACTGTAGTTCGAAAAGTTGTTGCAGATGATTCTTAAAGCAAAACAACAAACAGATGATGTTTCTTATTCTCAAtgatttattttctttttcttttaccaACCCAATTTTTGTGGTGCACTATACTTCTACTTGCTTGTGATACTGAAAGATGAGAACCTTAAAGTTACAGCTCTGAAGTTAAGCCATATCTTAACTAGATTTGGCGAGGCATTAGAAAAATATCTGCAGTGTCGGGGTCCATTGCTCATTTGCTCCTATTGGGACATGATTGTGCTTTTAGTGGCAAAATAATGTTCTATCAACATTCGTGTTGTCATATTCTGTATTAACACCTATTCTATCCCTTCTATCACTTCTATTTAGCATGGCTTCTATTTCAACTATAAAATTCTTATATTTTAACAGCATTAATAATATAGAGTatgagaagaagaacaagaagaaagTTGACAAAACACAAAGGAATTGACCAATTAAAATACATTAGTatatttgcattaaaaattgcAAAAATTCTTTCGTATCAATAAGCATTTGTCATATTTAATCTGACCGATGAGTACGTCTATGTGCAGAAAGAGTTTTCAAGAAAGAACTTACTTACGCTTTATAGGCCCACTAAAACTACGAGTTGGAAAGTGCTGGAACCCTGctgataattgataaggatacaCACAGTAACTCAAACCGTGAAATCTTATCTGTAGTCTGGTACATGCCATTCAGCCATTGTTCTGTTTTGGTTTTATGCATACCACAAGTTGACTATAGGGCGTGTGATTCCCCAATATTATTATCTACCTGTGTTTTTGTGCTGTCATTTCTATATAAAGAGTTTTTGTTAGGTCTATGGTTTAGTTAAATGTGCACCAAGCCACCAACTAATAATGTCTTCGGCACATATGATTGCACAGATCTACTCCTTTTAATATACAATGCATTAGTATCTTTGTATAGTATATTATAGGAGGCATTTCATGTGTACCATATCAGAATGTTTTTAGTAGATctcaattattatatatataattgaaatCAACTGTGAAAAACACTCAAAAACCTAGAATCATAAAACACCTTTTTAAACGTATCCTATATTATAAAGAATGAGGTTCTAGAATCTATGATATCATTTCTCTTTGTATTTTTCCACTTTCTAGTCGTGGTTTGAGGATCACTCGTGCAATAATGCCTATGCCTATCACTCGTTGGTACAGTTTGCATCGTCATAGATGAATAGATGATGGACCTAATATTCTGTTCAAAGTGCTAACATGACACTAGATGTTTTTTTTTCTGTCCAGCAATTTGGTTAGCAAATTATTAGGATCGTTGAAGTTGACCTACATTTTTGGCATATAGTATCGTTCATCAATGATTTTAAGGTTTtgatgaaaattaaagatgGTTATAAttcatgtttttattatttttcatctatggtattttctttttgtattttCCACTATCTAGTAGTTGAGGATCACTCATGGAATAATGCTATGCTTATCACTTGTTGGTACAGTTTGCATCGTCATAGACGAAGGACCTAATATCACTACAACTCACGCTAATTTTACTGACAGCGCGTGAAAAAATCAATTGTTCGAAAAATTTGACAGAGATTACTTATGGCTCcgagcaatttgtaaaaataaaaataagagttaagtacgattttggtttTTAAGGTGggggttgaaaatttttttcgctcccaaacttttttttttgtttacaaaATTATCTCCAAAGtttaacttagttttaaaatcgtctttcGAACCAAAATATCCGTCTCCTTCTTCTCCAAAATCAACTAAAAGCAGAACCAGAACCAGAAGCAGAAGTAGAACCATAAGCAACGACAATAAAACAACgtaataaacattaaaaaaatggATAATAGATCAACAAATCTGTATAATAAAACAATGAAACAATGTAATCAACCAGAAGCAAAAgcaaaagtagaagaacaacaacaacgATGAAACAATGTAATCACCCAAAAGCAGAAGCAACCAAAAGCAACAACATAAAAGAATCATAATCAGAAATCAACAACATAATAGAAACATAAGCATAATGGAATTAGAATCAACAACATAATAAAAGTAGAAGCAGAAGAACAACAATAACAGCGAGTGACCGGCGAGCGAGGAGGAATAGCAGAAACGGCGAGTGGCGCACAACGTCCACCCTCACGAATCTGCTAGCGTCGACGTTGAGGAGCACCAGCGAAGACCGAACAACGAGGAGTAGCGATGAGATCCAGCGGCGAGGACCGAACCACGAGGAGCAGCGGCGGCGACGAGGAGCAATGGCGGTGACGAGGAGCAGCGGCGGATTTCCTTCCCCACCTTCCCTTCCCCTTATTCTTCCCTAACCCACCAGCATGATTCCCTTCCCCAGCCCTTTAACCCggtctttttttctttatatttttttaattagggaTAATTTgataatgaaaattaaaaattttttggtaaaaatgatgattttaaaactaatttaaactTTAAGGACGATTTTGTAAGTAAAAAAAGGTTGgagatgaaaaaaaattttagtccctaccttagggaccaaaatcgtacttaaccctaaaaataataatacaataaattaaaatgtgagaaaaattatgaattttttatttaaataaattaaataaatattttatttactaaaataaatacttttaaaaatgaTTACAAAAATGGGTGGGATTACTTGTCTCGTTTATACTCTAAACGAGATAAGTTTGAACGTGTCTCGTTTAtattgtaaacgagataagtaAGTGTGCGTGATATgtgtatatctcgtttacagtgtaaataaGATATGTGCAagcttatctcgtttacagtgtaaacaagATAAGGCTAGATCACACCTATATATAGATATCGTTTATAGCGACGTTCTGAACCCCATTTGAACCTTTTCCTCcactttctcttctcttctatcACTTTCTGACCATATTATTGAGTAAGATGCATATGACGCCCGCAAATGCACGTGATCCTGACATCAATAAGCTTAACACGACAAGGCACTACGCCGAGGGAGCCGACTTTGCCGTTAGTTATTTTATCTTGACGTTTATGTTATCCCGTATATGTATAGCTTTGGTTAggatactgatgagcggataatttgtatgctttttggcattgtttttagtatgtttttagtatgatctagttagttcttagtatatttttattagtttttaattaaaattcacttttctggactttactatgagtttgtgtgtttttctgtgatttcaggtattttctggctgaaattgagggacctgagcaaaaatctgattcagagactgaaaaggactgcagatgctgttggattctgacctccctgcactcgaagtggattttctggagctacagaagcccaattggcgcgctctcaacggcgttggaaagtagacatcctgggctttccagcaatatatgatagtccatactttgcccaagatttgatggcccaaaccggcgttcaaagtcacctacagaaattccagcgttaaacgccggaactggcacctaaatgggagttaaacgcccaaactggcaccaaagctggcgtttaactccaagaggagtctctacacgaaaatgcttcatttgctcagcccaagcacacaccaagtgggcccggaagtggatttctatgtcatttactcatctttgtacaccttaggctactagttctctatatataggaccttttactattgtattttcatctttggattatttttagatcctttgatcatctttggacatctagttcttagatcactgggaggctggcctcacggccatgcctagaccttgttcttatgtattttcaacggtggagtttctacacaccatagattaaggtgtggagctctgctgtacctcgagtattaatgcaattactattgttcttctattcaattccgcttgttcttttaccaagatatcacttgttcttcaacttgatgaaggtgatgattgacactcatcatcattctcacctatgaacaaggtgactgacaaccattcttgttctacaagcattcgaggcttggtgaatatctcttggatttctgattgcatgatgcatggttgatcgcctgacaaccgagtgctcgcctgacaaacgagccagccattccgtgagatcagagtcttcgtggtataggcaagaactgatggcggcattcaagagaatccggaaggtctaaccttgtctgtggtattctgagtaggattcaatgattgaatgactgtgacgtgcttcaaacctgtaacctgctgggcgttagtgacagacgcaaaagagggattctattccggtaggggagggaaccaaaccggtgattggtagtactgtgacagagtgcgtgcattagctttcactgcgaggatgggaggt
This sequence is a window from Arachis stenosperma cultivar V10309 chromosome 10, arast.V10309.gnm1.PFL2, whole genome shotgun sequence. Protein-coding genes within it:
- the LOC130954944 gene encoding uncharacterized protein LOC130954944, producing MASSGNNNKILRETKSMSAAETTAAAAVEAVSSVKCYCCGLTEECTPRYIDRVRERYEGRWICGLCAEAVKEETLKSRRDISTDEALKRHVSFFQEFRSSSSSSGPQDLILAMKQLLLRSLDSSSSSSSPRSSGGGRRLGRSQSCFSSVNSGPTSQPNPHSQNRIVHGRDIREKEFSRKNLLTLYRPTKTTSWKVLEPC